A genomic window from Tenebrio molitor chromosome X, icTenMoli1.1, whole genome shotgun sequence includes:
- the LOC138140439 gene encoding replication termination factor 2 isoform X1, with translation MGCDGGTIPRRDELVRVKKKPEAKDKDSELIFQWRYCAITQQLLQQPIVMCGHGKLYNKISLIESLLNREMMPPIAHHIKSLKDIKDLNLTPNPIYKDDDKNHGESDNRTAPYICPVIGLEMSGKFRFVALWSCGCVFSERALKEIDTKICHKCQKPFTEEDVVVLNGNEDDLKIMNQRMELRQQKHKKKREKNKVKVDLSAAASTSVKNDPDPKCTSTTVTIKVEPDVKPTTKNPAPLTNNKRPGSLKESTHDVKKMKSSYSVAKDPKVTDVYKSIFTSHESEKQQNRAHWVTYNPFYN, from the exons ATGGGTTGTGATGGTGGTACAATTCCTCGTCGAGATGAATTAGTGAGAGTGAAAAAGAAGCCAGAAGCT aAAGACAAGGATTCAGAATTAATATTTCAGTGGAGATATTGTGCAATCACGCAGCAATTATTGCAACAGCCAATTGTTATGTGTGGACATGGGAAGCTGTACAACAAAATTTCATTGATTGAGTCTCTTCTCAATCGTGAAATGATGCCACCAATtgctcatcatataaaaagtCTCAAG gacatcaaagatttaaatttaactccAAATCCTATTTACAAAGATGATGACAAGAATCATGGTGAAAGTGACAATAGAACTGCCCCCTACATTTGTCCAGTTATTGGTCTTGAAATGTCTGGAAAGTTTAGATTTGTAGCCTTGTGGTCCTGTGGTTGTGTATTTTCAGAAAGGGCTCTAAAAGAAATTGACACAAAAATTTGTCATAAG tgtcaaaagcCATTTACCGAAGAGGATGTTGTGGTTTTAAATGGAAATGAAGATGACTtgaaaattatgaatcaaCGCATGGAACTGCGCCAACAAAAACACAAGAAGAAGAGAGAAAAGAATAAAGTAAAAGTGGATTTGTCAGCTGCAGCTTCAACTTCAGTTAAG AATGACCCTGATCCAAAATGTACATCTACCACAGTAaccattaaa GTTGAGCCTGATGTGAAACCGACCACCAAAAACCCGGCCCCGTTAACGAACAACAAACGTCCAGGTTCTCTGAAAGAATCCACTCatgatgtaaaaaaaatgaagtccaGTTATAGTGTTGCTAAAGATCCAAAGGTAACAGATGtatataaatcaatttttactTCACATGAGtcagaaaaacaacaaaatagaGCTCACTGGGTCACATATAATCCATtttacaattga
- the LOC138140439 gene encoding replication termination factor 2 isoform X3, translated as MGCDGGTIPRRDELVRVKKKPEAKDKDSELIFQWRYCAITQQLLQQPIVMCGHGKLYNKISLIESLLNREMMPPIAHHIKSLKDIKDLNLTPNPIYKDDDKNHGESDNRTAPYICPVIGLEMSGKFRFVALWSCGCVFSERALKEIDTKICHKCQKPFTEEDVVVLNGNEDDLKIMNQRMELRQQKHKKKREKNKVKVDLSAAASTSVKVEPDVKPTTKNPAPLTNNKRPGSLKESTHDVKKMKSSYSVAKDPKVTDVYKSIFTSHESEKQQNRAHWVTYNPFYN; from the exons ATGGGTTGTGATGGTGGTACAATTCCTCGTCGAGATGAATTAGTGAGAGTGAAAAAGAAGCCAGAAGCT aAAGACAAGGATTCAGAATTAATATTTCAGTGGAGATATTGTGCAATCACGCAGCAATTATTGCAACAGCCAATTGTTATGTGTGGACATGGGAAGCTGTACAACAAAATTTCATTGATTGAGTCTCTTCTCAATCGTGAAATGATGCCACCAATtgctcatcatataaaaagtCTCAAG gacatcaaagatttaaatttaactccAAATCCTATTTACAAAGATGATGACAAGAATCATGGTGAAAGTGACAATAGAACTGCCCCCTACATTTGTCCAGTTATTGGTCTTGAAATGTCTGGAAAGTTTAGATTTGTAGCCTTGTGGTCCTGTGGTTGTGTATTTTCAGAAAGGGCTCTAAAAGAAATTGACACAAAAATTTGTCATAAG tgtcaaaagcCATTTACCGAAGAGGATGTTGTGGTTTTAAATGGAAATGAAGATGACTtgaaaattatgaatcaaCGCATGGAACTGCGCCAACAAAAACACAAGAAGAAGAGAGAAAAGAATAAAGTAAAAGTGGATTTGTCAGCTGCAGCTTCAACTTCAGTTAAG GTTGAGCCTGATGTGAAACCGACCACCAAAAACCCGGCCCCGTTAACGAACAACAAACGTCCAGGTTCTCTGAAAGAATCCACTCatgatgtaaaaaaaatgaagtccaGTTATAGTGTTGCTAAAGATCCAAAGGTAACAGATGtatataaatcaatttttactTCACATGAGtcagaaaaacaacaaaatagaGCTCACTGGGTCACATATAATCCATtttacaattga
- the LOC138140439 gene encoding replication termination factor 2 isoform X2, with the protein MGCDGGTIPRRDELVRVKKKPEAKDKDSELIFQWRYCAITQQLLQQPIVMCGHGKLYNKISLIESLLNREMMPPIAHHIKSLKDIKDLNLTPNPIYKDDDKNHGESDNRTAPYICPVIGLEMSGKFRFVALWSCGCVFSERALKEIDTKICHKCQKPFTEEDVVVLNGNEDDLKIMNQRMELRQQKHKKKREKNKVKVDLSAAASTSNDPDPKCTSTTVTIKVEPDVKPTTKNPAPLTNNKRPGSLKESTHDVKKMKSSYSVAKDPKVTDVYKSIFTSHESEKQQNRAHWVTYNPFYN; encoded by the exons ATGGGTTGTGATGGTGGTACAATTCCTCGTCGAGATGAATTAGTGAGAGTGAAAAAGAAGCCAGAAGCT aAAGACAAGGATTCAGAATTAATATTTCAGTGGAGATATTGTGCAATCACGCAGCAATTATTGCAACAGCCAATTGTTATGTGTGGACATGGGAAGCTGTACAACAAAATTTCATTGATTGAGTCTCTTCTCAATCGTGAAATGATGCCACCAATtgctcatcatataaaaagtCTCAAG gacatcaaagatttaaatttaactccAAATCCTATTTACAAAGATGATGACAAGAATCATGGTGAAAGTGACAATAGAACTGCCCCCTACATTTGTCCAGTTATTGGTCTTGAAATGTCTGGAAAGTTTAGATTTGTAGCCTTGTGGTCCTGTGGTTGTGTATTTTCAGAAAGGGCTCTAAAAGAAATTGACACAAAAATTTGTCATAAG tgtcaaaagcCATTTACCGAAGAGGATGTTGTGGTTTTAAATGGAAATGAAGATGACTtgaaaattatgaatcaaCGCATGGAACTGCGCCAACAAAAACACAAGAAGAAGAGAGAAAAGAATAAAGTAAAAGTGGATTTGTCAGCTGCAGCTTCAACTTCA AATGACCCTGATCCAAAATGTACATCTACCACAGTAaccattaaa GTTGAGCCTGATGTGAAACCGACCACCAAAAACCCGGCCCCGTTAACGAACAACAAACGTCCAGGTTCTCTGAAAGAATCCACTCatgatgtaaaaaaaatgaagtccaGTTATAGTGTTGCTAAAGATCCAAAGGTAACAGATGtatataaatcaatttttactTCACATGAGtcagaaaaacaacaaaatagaGCTCACTGGGTCACATATAATCCATtttacaattga
- the pigeon gene encoding protein pigeon, whose product MVTVDNFASKLCSIILEKNVGDEANEWRLLGQEQDGTLLFSWIQSSKTQKPVTNIGLYSFPTNDLTIIHSFGSTVNCIQASIDSSKTFLIYVVKEVDPENNTIFTYKPYLLRLDKEKNEICDLDLERSKQVLVQFLYQKHSVLSESSNVKFLILIHQECILQYQIKNDTSKMNAESFFYESLVRKFSWAQWDPVHQTLYYIHNRKPSRCLVEGEEDTFTNVTTKTSPTLSGLQFHDDLPHESVLNIPLNLPHLSTVAGNCGIYEDDTVPLRIHDCSLDLIVLTDSSGYVCVCHHYLYQPIQPTAELKDDDTSLVHFAYSVTVLHQSCVVHCVVPGLPWSKAKTIRPLFKFYGDHMLVFIPEVCTHLLDIGAMHEPCCHVTTKPMLSDLETHKICLTSLVTLGDDYVINLATLDLIDMTVPTNLLVQTFKGDTILGNKLSIIHYLILHRSEIETVSELISWQAEKPLSLGLPQVLKEFLIGSSYASVHRNLPSDASHLINLLPITTQHMGNELEVKINDKIICLSQDVLWNASMMLLSPQQRIVPYRSDIWVKLWEQLAKISKGKQRFKSNQVVEKLLVSLVCYQPEALSRSSTPMSPSGSLGSSAVLNDFLSIGNQCGRKSQLDALPFYEIESCTASKQEHIISVNLRELSMHLLKQSAENKMSKFQWQSQTPMHVHAVATRYITAQLEQSRFLCQILCKAATFDPRQELDKGFVYIEQLQEERRYILFTILERYYLSVESIAFPLPQGFTSFFTFLGYKTLSFDMFLQYIQRNVLELQVDVMKIIMADIDNSKGGLQQKLKLLTLLPRSRAKRLLNQWNHPVSLMLRAREHALNILSGVETGTARLHGIQKNKAFRGLTAFPSGDRLSPLDTFLDLLTAKASLTDLDFGLLIEATETSTEEFM is encoded by the exons ATGGTGACAGTTGATAATTTCGCTTCAAAATTGTGCTctataattttagaaaaaaacgTTGGCG ATGAAGCAAATGAATGGCGTTTATTGGGGCAGGAACAAGATGGAACTTTACTGTTTAGCTGGATTCAATCGAGCAAAACACAAAAACCTGTCACAAACATTGGATTGTACTCATTCCCAACAAATGACTTGACAATTATTCATTCTTTTGGGAGTACAGTCAATTGTATCCAAGCTTCCATAGACAGtagtaaaacatttttgatttacgtCGTCAAGGAAGTTGATCCCGAAAATAACACAATTTTCACGTATAAACCCTATTTGTTAAGACTTGATAAAGAGAAAAACGAAATCTGCGACTTGGACTTGGAACGGTCAAAACAGGTTCTAGTTCAATTTCTTTATCAAAAACATTCGGTCCTTTCCGAAAGTTCTAACGTGAAGTTTTTGATATTAATCCACCAAGAAT GTATTTTACagtatcaaataaaaaatgatacatCTAAAATGAACGCGGAGAGTTTCTTTTACGAGTCGCTGGTGAGGAAGTTCAGTTGGGCCCAATGGGACCCTGTTCATCAAACGCTGTATTACATCCACAATCGTAAACCCAGCCGGTGTTTGGTCGAAGGCGAAGAAGACACCTTTACTAATGTGACCACTAAAACATCTCCCACGCTTTCGGGGCTGCAATTCCACGATGACCTTCCCCACGAAAGCGTC CTCAATATCCCTTTAAATCTACCACACTTGTCAACAGTAGCGGGAAATTGTGGTATCTACGAGGACGATACTGTACCTTTGCGCATCCACGACTGTTCTTTAGATCTAATAGTGCTCACCGATTCCAGCGGTTATGTTTGCGTGTGTCACCACTATTTGTATCAA CCAATACAGCCTACAGCTGAACTCAAAGACGATGACACGAGTCTCGTCCACTTTGCATATTCTGTAACGGTATTGCACCAGAGCTGTGTCGTTCATTGTGTAGTACCGGGACTTCCCTGGAGTAAAGCAAAGACGATACGTCCTCTGttcaaattttatg GTGATCACATGTTAGTATTTATACCTGAAGTTTGTACCCACTTGCTAGATATAGGCGCAATGCATGAACCTTGTTGTCACGTTACCACCAAACCCATGCTGTCTGATCTTGAAACCCACAAGATCTGTCTGACGTCACTTGTCACGTTGGGGGACGACTACGTCATCAATTTGGCTACTTTAGATTTAATTGATATGACCGTGCCAACAAATCTGCTTGTGCAAACTTTCAAAGGTGACACTATTCTTGGAAATAAGTTGTCCATTATACACTACTTAATCCTTCACAGAAGTGAAATTGAAACTGTCTCCGAG TTGATCTCATGGCAAGCCGAAAAGCCTTTGAGTTTAGGGTTGCCCCAGGTATTGAAAGAATTTTTGATAGGAAGTTCGTACGCTTCGGTTCACAGAAATTTACCGTCCGATGCTAGTCACTTGATAAATTTGTTACCTATTACCACACAACACATGGGTAACGAATTGGAAGTCAAAATTAACGATAAAATTATCTGCTTGTCGCAAGACGTCCTGTGGAACGCTTCTATGATGCTTTTGTCCCCGCAGCAACGTATCGTACCGTACAGAAGCGACATTTGGGTGAAGTTGTGGGAGCAACTTGCCAAAATATCGAAAGGCAAACAGAGATTTAAGTCTAACCAAGTCGTCGAGAAGCTGTTGGTGTCTTTAGTGTGTTACCAG CCTGAAGCGTTGTCCCGATCCAGCACCCCGATGTCTCCAAGTGGTTCGTTGGGGTCGTCAGCGGTTCTCAACGACTTTCTTTCGATAGGTAATCAGTGCGGGAGGAAATCCCAGCTGGATGCGCTCCCGTTTTATGAAATCGAGAGCTGCACGGCGAGCAAACAGGAACATATTATTTCAGTT AATTTGCGCGAGCTCAGCATGCACTTGTTGAAACAAAGCGCCGAGAACAAGATGAGTAAATTTCAGTGGCAATCGCAAACCCCGATGCACGTTCACGCCGTGGCCACTAGATATATCACGGCTCAGCTGGAACAGTCCAGATTTTTGTGCCAGATCTTGTGCAAGGCTGCAACTTTTGACCCTAGACAAGAGTTAGACAAAGGTTTTGTTTACAT TGAACAGCTACAGGAGGAGAGACgatacattttatttacaatactTGAACGGTATTATTTGTCTGTTGAATCGATCGCTTTTCCTTTACCTCAAGGTTTTACGTCTTTTTTCACGTTCTTAGGCTACAAGACCCTCAGTTTTGATATGTTTCTCCAGTACATTCAACGGAATGTTTTAGAATTGCAAGTTGACGTcatgaaaataattatggcAG ATATTGACAATAGCAAGGGTGGATTGCAACAGAAACTAAAATTGCTGACGTTGCTACCGAGGTCACGAGCCAAACGACTTTTAAATCAATGGAATCACCCCGTGAGCCTCATGCTGAGAGCAAGAGAACACGCTCTGAACATACTATCTGGAGTAGAGACTGGTACAGCGAGATTACACggaatacaaaaaaataaagccttCCGAG GCTTGACTGCATTTCCTTCTGGTGACAGATTGTCTCCATTAGACACGTTTCTTGATTTACTCACAGCTAAAGCGAGTTTGACTGATTTGGACTTTGGATTGCTAATAGAAGCAACAGAAACTTCCACTGAAGAATTtatgtga